Within Amycolatopsis sp. FDAARGOS 1241, the genomic segment CGCGGATGCGTCGGAGTGCGTTGCGGCGGGTACGGGTGCCCTCGTCGTCGACGGTGCCGTCTGTCCCGAGGACGACGCCGTAGACATCGGTGGCACCCCTTGGGGAGACTTTGTGCGCGAGAACGTCGGCCGCGACAGCCGATGGGTCGCGTAACAGCGGATCTCCGTATCCACCGCCGCCTTGCCAGTGGGTGAAGTAGACGTCCGCCTCCCCCAGTTCGGTCTCGTGGTGCGTCGGCAGCACATCGGGCGTGCCGCCGAGTTCGGCAAGTGACGACGGGATGTGTCCGCCGGCCAAGTCGGCGCGCACGGTGGTGGACCGCAGCAGCACGTCGTGCTGGGTTCCGGCCGGCAGCCCACCGGAGAGACCGCCCGCAAGGGGAAGGGCCTTGCCAGGCGCGGAGACTACGAGATGGACACCGCCGAGTGGGCTGTCATACGGAATGAAGCAGCTCGAAGCGCCGACCCCACCGCGGTAACGACCCGGGCCACCTGAGTCCGCTTCTTCGCGGCGCCACAAGTAGAGCATCGGAAAGCTGAACTCGTTCATCTCGACGTCGGCGACGCGCCCATGGGGATGCACGCCATGCCACCGGTGTCGACGCCATCGGCGTGAGTCCGTGCACCGAGACCGCCGGCCATCGAATCGCAGAGCATGGTGACGAAGCCGCCGCCGCGTTGGTCGACTCCTGCGAGCAGGGCGAAGTCCCAGGTGCCGCAGCAGACGCTCATCAGCCGCTCACGGTGCTCCGGGTGCGCGTCGAGTAGGCTGGCGAGACATTCGGTGACGACGTTCGTCGTAGCCCACGCGGATGCAACCGATGCTTTGCCGATTCCCGCTGGGAAGGTGCAGTTGTTGATGGTGCCGGGTTCGCTGACGATCTTCGTCGGCAGTGCGGCGGCCACGGAGGCGACCCCGTCGGTCCCCTCGACGCCGCTGATCGCATAACCGTGCCGGCGGACGTTCTCGATCTCAAGTTCCAGGTCAGACCAGGTTCTGTCCTGCCCGACCGCCAACGTGCCCGACTCAATGCCGGAGTACATTCGGTGCAGCTCGGCGACTTGCGCTGTGGCCAGCATTGCCTTCCCCGCCGAGCTGCAACTGGCGGGCATCGCCAGGCCCAGCCGGGACGCGACCCTAACCGGTCGGGTGCTCTCCACGGCGTCGACGAAGCGCACAGTGCCGCCGTCGAGGATCACCAAGTGAACCGTTTCAGAGAGCTCGGTATTCAGCTTCTCCAAAAACGGACGGAGAATCTCTCGCACATCGAACCGGTGCAGGATCGCGAACGCCACGGCCGTCAGCGAAGTGCCGGGCCGGTAGAGCTTGGTCCTCACGTCCTTCTGGATGAACCCGCGGTACTGCAACATCGCCAGCAGTCGGTGTGCGGTCGACAACGCCACATCGAGGTACTCGGCCGCGTCAGTCACTCGCAGTTCGCTACGCTCTCCCAGTAGCAATAAGAGGCGAAGAGCCCTGTCGACCGACTCGATCGGGTAGCGTGACCGGCCCGACGAGGCTACCGCATTCTCCAGAGTCGGCTTCTTCATAGCAGAACTCTACGGGATTCAGGTGAGCCGTGCTGGCACTTCACCCCGCCGAACGGTTCGAAACCGGATTGAGTTCATACCCGCGAACAGGTCAGGCGAGCTACCGACTAGAAGAGGACCGCATAGTCCATTATTTCGCATGTAAGCGGACCTGGCCGAGGGCCATGTCGAGCGCGGCGCGCAATTGCTCGGCGTCCTGGGCGGTGTGCGCAAGCAAGTAACCTCCCTGCAGCGCAGCGATGACGCCGACAGCAAGAACCTCGGGCACCGCGTCGGAATCGAGGTCACCGGCAGCCTGGATGCGGGACAGCGCCGAGGTCAGCAGTCCCTGCCACCGGGAAAACGCTGCAGCGAGAGCAAGCCTGCCACGGTCGTGCCGGCGAGCGAGGTGGTAGACCAGCGAGCCGAGGGGGCAACCGCGTTCGGCCGTGCGCGAATCGAGCAGTCGCGCCTGCCACCGTTCCAGGTCTGCCAGCCGATGGACCGCGTCCAGGCTGGGGCGCTGCGCCCCTAGCACGACCTCGAGTTGAGTCGTGACAATCGCCTCTACGATGCCGTCGGGGTCGGGAAACAGCTGCGCGAGGTCAGCCAGCGTCACGTGCGCGGCGGCACGAATACGCGCAGTGGTGAGCGAGCCGACGCCTTCACGCAGCAGCAGTGCGGTCGACGCTGCCACAACGCGCGCTCGAGGTCCCGGCTCCGAAGGGTCGCGACGCGAGCGGGGCCTGTCATACCAGTCGGCCGTCATGGTGGCAACAGTAACCGCACGAGATCCGGCAGGGGATGTCCCCTGAGCAAGTAGGGCCCAAATGGTCCACTTCTTATCCGCTGAGGGCAAAGCTGCAGATACGAACTCGACCTTTGCGGACGCGAGCCCCCCGGCGTGCAGTGGTCCCGCTGAGCTCGCGACACCTGGCGCCGGCACCTCGACCTCATTGCCATCCCCGCTCCCCGTGATGGCGAGCGGCCGCCAATGGCCAGACGCGATAGCACTCGTGGACGCGGCTGGCAGACTTATCTGCGGGTTGACCATGGTGGACGATGTGGTCCGCGGCAGGTGAGTCCCGGACAGGCCAGACAGGGAAGAGGTGCCCGAACGAAGGCGATTTTGCTGGGAGGCAAGGCTGCGGGCACGACCGGGGATGACACTGATGGACCCGACCCGGGCTTGACGAGGCTCGCCGACCTCCCGGGGGCGAACTACGGCGATGGTGCTGGGATGAGGTTGCGTGGCCGTCGACTTGGATCGACCGCCGCGGCCGACAGCGGACGCTGTCGCGGTGGTGGAACCCGGAGAGCACAGCCAAGCCTGTGCGGCTGACGGGAAGTGGTGAGCCGAACGGGCTCGGATTCTGCACACTGCACTGGAGTTGATGATGGTCAACGGGGTGGCCGCCACCGCGCTTCGACGATGTCCGCGCGGCGATCAGCACCACCAAGTCACTGCTCTACTGGGTTCGTAGTGACTCGACCAACGAAGCAAGTCCATATGAGCGTTGCAAGGCCGTCAGCTTCGATGAGATTGTGCGACAGACTGTCCAGCTGTACGGGATATACAACCGCCACCAGCGGTCGCGGCGAACCACCGCGAGCCCTTCTTTCGTGTCACCTTGGCGACGGGCTCTACTGGACCATATGGTCCCCG encodes:
- a CDS encoding IclR family transcriptional regulator — protein: MKKPTLENAVASSGRSRYPIESVDRALRLLLLLGERSELRVTDAAEYLDVALSTAHRLLAMLQYRGFIQKDVRTKLYRPGTSLTAVAFAILHRFDVREILRPFLEKLNTELSETVHLVILDGGTVRFVDAVESTRPVRVASRLGLAMPASCSSAGKAMLATAQVAELHRMYSGIESGTLAVGQDRTWSDLELEIENVRRHGYAISGVEGTDGVASVAAALPTKIVSEPGTINNCTFPAGIGKASVASAWATTNVVTECLASLLDAHPEHRERLMSVCCGTWDFALLAGVDQRGGGFVTMLCDSMAGGLGARTHADGVDTGGMACIPMGASPTSR
- a CDS encoding hydantoinase B/oxoprolinase family protein, whose product is MNEFSFPMLYLWRREEADSGGPGRYRGGVGASSCFIPYDSPLGGVHLVVSAPGKALPLAGGLSGGLPAGTQHDVLLRSTTVRADLAGGHIPSSLAELGGTPDVLPTHHETELGEADVYFTHWQGGGGYGDPLLRDPSAVAADVLAHKVSPRGATDVYGVVLGTDGTVDDEGTRTRRNALRRIRAGLDDDRTEATA
- a CDS encoding TetR family transcriptional regulator C-terminal domain-containing protein — encoded protein: MTADWYDRPRSRRDPSEPGPRARVVAASTALLLREGVGSLTTARIRAAAHVTLADLAQLFPDPDGIVEAIVTTQLEVVLGAQRPSLDAVHRLADLERWQARLLDSRTAERGCPLGSLVYHLARRHDRGRLALAAAFSRWQGLLTSALSRIQAAGDLDSDAVPEVLAVGVIAALQGGYLLAHTAQDAEQLRAALDMALGQVRLHAK